The Oxalobacteraceae bacterium OTU3CINTB1 genome includes a window with the following:
- a CDS encoding tetratricopeptide repeat protein has translation MSLINKMLQDLDKRGGAGDDAVHPQELKAVPAPERDRRPLMLAGAGVAAAAVLAAGGWYGWEYWHSHRAPPAPVPKVVLNQLPPGAVSVPPPAEPVIEAAKPVTPERASAPAAEALAEPARKPAQPAQLDTPPAKSASARAAATPTLPSGSMPVSDEAIASRPRRPVPDGEAHRPERKAAQTEGVSRRELTPKLESDGAYRRALVALQEGRLSVAMADLERALEIDPRNEAARQTYVSLLLENKRTDEAIRQLRLSLGIDPRQPGLAMVLARLQLERGGPALETLMATLPYAGNSADYLAFLAGVLQREQRHAEAARYYRDALQLGPGNGVWWMGLAISLQADQHLPEARDAYARARGAAGMTPELLAFIDRKLEQLAR, from the coding sequence ATGAGCCTGATCAATAAAATGCTGCAGGATCTGGACAAGCGTGGCGGCGCCGGCGACGACGCGGTCCATCCCCAGGAATTGAAGGCGGTGCCGGCGCCGGAACGCGATCGCCGGCCGTTGATGCTGGCAGGCGCCGGTGTGGCGGCAGCCGCCGTGCTGGCCGCTGGCGGCTGGTATGGCTGGGAGTACTGGCATAGCCACCGCGCGCCGCCGGCGCCGGTGCCGAAGGTGGTGCTCAACCAGCTTCCGCCGGGCGCCGTGAGCGTGCCGCCGCCAGCCGAGCCAGTGATCGAAGCCGCCAAGCCGGTGACGCCGGAACGGGCATCCGCGCCGGCCGCCGAAGCACTTGCCGAGCCGGCGCGGAAACCTGCCCAGCCGGCCCAACTTGACACCCCGCCGGCCAAATCCGCGTCGGCCCGCGCGGCGGCAACGCCGACGCTGCCGTCCGGCAGCATGCCCGTATCCGATGAAGCCATCGCGTCCAGGCCACGCCGCCCCGTGCCCGACGGCGAGGCGCACCGTCCCGAACGCAAGGCCGCTCAAACGGAGGGCGTGAGCCGGCGCGAACTGACGCCCAAGCTCGAATCCGACGGCGCCTACCGCCGCGCGCTGGTGGCCTTGCAGGAAGGCCGCCTGAGCGTAGCGATGGCCGATCTGGAGCGGGCGCTGGAGATCGATCCGCGCAACGAGGCGGCGCGCCAGACCTACGTCAGTCTGCTGCTGGAAAATAAGCGAACCGACGAAGCGATCCGCCAGCTGCGCCTGTCCCTCGGCATCGATCCGCGCCAGCCGGGGCTGGCGATGGTGCTGGCGCGGCTGCAACTGGAACGCGGCGGTCCTGCGCTGGAGACGCTGATGGCGACCCTGCCATACGCCGGCAACAGCGCCGATTACCTGGCCTTCCTGGCCGGCGTGCTGCAGCGCGAGCAGCGGCACGCCGAGGCGGCGCGCTACTACCGCGACGCGCTGCAACTGGGGCCGGGCAACGGCGTCTGGTGGATGGGGTTGGCCATTTCGCTGCAGGCCGACCAGCATCTGCCCGAGGCGCGCGACGCCTACGCGCGCGCGCGCGGGGCGGCCGGCATGACGCCGGAATTGCTGGCCTTCATCGACCGCAAGCTGGAGCAGTTGGCGCGCTAA
- a CDS encoding MSHA biogenesis protein MshI: protein MSQQINLFNPIFLKQKKVFTALPMAEALGVIVAGALLLTWYAGQRVAELETSAASGKTLLADRERRLAEASKQFAPRQKSATIASEVAQAEAELKSLQQVESVLRDGTLGNAAGYAEYFRAFSRQNVSGLWLTGVSIVGAGNDIGVQGRAMQPTLIPAYIARLKSERVMQGKSFASLDISRPDAQLTPVAAPPPAAPATIEGVAVPTAAPAAVPAPVATTAPFVQFSLQSSAAARTEQ, encoded by the coding sequence GTGAGTCAGCAGATCAACCTGTTCAACCCCATCTTCCTCAAGCAGAAGAAAGTATTCACGGCCTTGCCGATGGCCGAGGCCTTGGGCGTGATCGTCGCCGGCGCGCTGCTGCTGACGTGGTACGCCGGCCAGCGTGTGGCCGAGCTGGAAACATCCGCCGCGTCCGGCAAAACCTTGCTGGCCGACCGCGAGCGCCGTCTGGCGGAGGCCAGCAAGCAATTCGCGCCACGGCAGAAAAGCGCCACCATCGCAAGCGAGGTCGCCCAGGCCGAGGCGGAATTGAAGTCGCTGCAACAAGTGGAATCGGTGCTGCGCGACGGCACGCTTGGCAACGCGGCAGGCTATGCCGAATATTTCCGCGCGTTTTCGCGACAGAACGTCAGCGGGCTGTGGTTGACAGGCGTGTCGATCGTTGGCGCGGGCAACGATATCGGCGTGCAGGGACGTGCCATGCAGCCGACCTTGATACCGGCCTATATCGCGCGCTTGAAGTCGGAGCGGGTTATGCAAGGCAAGAGCTTCGCCAGCCTGGATATTTCACGGCCGGACGCGCAACTGACGCCGGTCGCCGCGCCGCCGCCCGCCGCGCCGGCGACCATCGAAGGTGTAGCCGTGCCGACCGCCGCTCCGGCAGCCGTGCCCGCACCGGTGGCGACGACGGCGCCGTTCGTGCAATTCAGCCTGCAATCGAGCGCTGCGGCGAGGACCGAACAATGA
- a CDS encoding PEP-CTERM sorting domain-containing protein: MTTTLPSHLKKNLVPLLLALSVSQAYAADIVYTGADGASGLIGATPGQHGGAGGAGVPLSAVLGQAQQSLTLTLYGGTGGTGGTGGVRSDTIFAGNGGAGGFGGAASGVIATSTSAALDTVVATLVYGGRGGSGGAPGGLAEMLDNGDIYGPFNPIYGATGIGGIGGAASSSASAVVGGAASVDVTALAVGGVGGSLEGPAGIFGGGGGASATAYGQSDTGKVRVRAEARGGDGGQPTAFLGSGVGVGADVEQINAVSGRTSGELTLIQRAVAGRTGPSWPADPSNPVPPDGVRSANARSALTLSDATAASVVAHVSAVGGDASLAMNFSYSGGAGSALLDLTSTAAGAAVDGTVEAFGGTGSVYVGGGEGGMADAVAVLTGLADVRGSVAAYGGSGGPTTFGGNGGAATASLTISAQGMARGSATATGGQTGAENNYYQPRIGQAGAFVVLAGAGAQGAATAVGSSAISRLTARTSGAQGVDVSASAHGYSDAGVVVESGVGPSAAGTASVRARVDASSDASSYSAATTAALDVTASGDIDGVSQARSGDALWGWYGSPPSAGNVTSSARGVTSGNHAVAIRAIARAGETGFLEGYPLMSAGASATAFGQSGGGVVDVSAEARASGGIKADLWNAYGAASASATAVNLARGGRGIARATAWGGDAQALATASGVGASGAIRVSGAAGPIAGDWPAIIQFSATSKASGANYYDAAGFQLAGHGGAGQVVVSNVSAGPDAVGDIAGLGPVVTAAVTSVAGVGMQAFSSDTAALGNDGGLPGPTRLTASGQFGFDGIAGQHLLLGFVSASFADGFDTLELSITNNGVGLFSRLFTSADDAMLFLNDKVLDLGLFGPGAQDVRVSSTYSYFQPGAFAFNYLVGTGAAVAPVPEPSSWLMLALGLGTLVLVARRRTTRRP, encoded by the coding sequence ATGACGACTACGCTGCCATCGCACCTGAAAAAAAACCTGGTCCCGCTGTTGCTGGCCCTCTCCGTGAGCCAGGCCTACGCGGCCGATATCGTCTACACCGGCGCTGACGGCGCCTCCGGCCTGATCGGCGCGACGCCCGGGCAGCATGGCGGGGCCGGTGGCGCCGGCGTGCCGTTGTCGGCCGTGCTTGGCCAAGCCCAGCAGTCGCTGACGCTGACGCTATACGGCGGCACCGGCGGCACTGGCGGCACCGGCGGCGTACGTTCCGATACTATCTTCGCCGGCAACGGCGGCGCCGGCGGGTTCGGCGGAGCGGCCAGCGGCGTCATCGCCACCAGCACGTCGGCCGCGCTCGACACGGTGGTGGCGACGCTGGTGTACGGCGGCCGGGGCGGATCGGGCGGCGCGCCCGGCGGGTTGGCGGAAATGCTCGACAACGGCGATATCTACGGGCCGTTCAATCCAATCTACGGCGCTACCGGCATTGGCGGCATCGGTGGCGCAGCCAGCAGCTCGGCTTCGGCGGTCGTGGGCGGCGCCGCCTCGGTCGACGTTACGGCACTGGCCGTCGGCGGCGTCGGTGGCAGCTTGGAAGGCCCGGCGGGCATTTTCGGCGGCGGCGGTGGCGCCAGCGCCACCGCCTACGGGCAATCGGACACCGGCAAGGTCCGCGTCCGGGCCGAAGCGCGCGGCGGCGACGGCGGCCAGCCGACGGCCTTCCTCGGCAGCGGCGTCGGCGTCGGGGCAGACGTCGAGCAGATCAACGCAGTGTCGGGGCGCACGAGCGGCGAGCTGACATTGATTCAGCGCGCCGTCGCCGGCCGCACCGGTCCAAGCTGGCCCGCCGACCCATCCAACCCCGTGCCGCCCGATGGCGTGCGCAGCGCCAACGCCCGCTCTGCGCTCACCTTAAGCGACGCCACGGCAGCCAGCGTCGTCGCGCACGTGTCGGCGGTGGGCGGCGACGCCAGCCTGGCAATGAACTTCAGCTATAGCGGTGGCGCCGGCTCGGCTTTGCTGGACCTGACATCGACCGCCGCCGGCGCGGCCGTCGACGGAACGGTCGAGGCGTTCGGCGGTACCGGCAGCGTCTACGTCGGCGGCGGCGAGGGCGGCATGGCCGACGCGGTCGCCGTGCTGACCGGACTGGCCGACGTGCGCGGCAGCGTAGCGGCCTACGGCGGTAGCGGCGGGCCAACCACGTTCGGCGGCAACGGCGGCGCCGCCACTGCCTCGTTGACGATCTCGGCGCAGGGCATGGCGCGCGGCAGCGCCACGGCCACGGGCGGCCAGACGGGCGCCGAGAACAACTACTACCAGCCGAGAATCGGCCAGGCGGGTGCGTTTGTGGTGCTGGCCGGCGCCGGCGCGCAGGGCGCCGCCACCGCCGTGGGCAGCAGTGCGATCAGCCGCCTGACCGCGCGCACCAGTGGCGCGCAGGGCGTCGATGTGAGCGCCAGCGCGCACGGCTACAGCGACGCCGGCGTGGTGGTGGAATCGGGCGTCGGCCCGTCGGCGGCCGGCACTGCCAGCGTCAGGGCGCGGGTCGATGCCTCGAGCGACGCTTCGAGCTACAGCGCGGCGACCACCGCCGCGCTCGACGTCACCGCCTCGGGCGACATCGACGGCGTCAGCCAGGCGCGTTCGGGCGACGCGCTGTGGGGCTGGTACGGTTCCCCGCCGTCGGCCGGGAACGTCACCAGCAGTGCGCGCGGCGTCACCAGCGGCAACCATGCGGTGGCGATCCGCGCCATCGCCCGCGCCGGGGAAACCGGCTTCCTTGAGGGCTACCCGCTCATGAGCGCCGGCGCCAGCGCCACCGCCTTCGGCCAGTCCGGCGGCGGCGTGGTCGACGTCTCGGCCGAGGCGCGCGCCAGCGGCGGCATCAAGGCCGATTTATGGAACGCCTACGGCGCGGCAAGCGCGTCGGCCACGGCGGTCAACCTCGCGCGCGGCGGCCGCGGCATCGCCCGCGCCACCGCCTGGGGCGGCGACGCCCAAGCGCTGGCGACGGCCAGCGGCGTCGGCGCCAGCGGCGCCATACGGGTGAGCGGCGCGGCCGGTCCGATCGCGGGCGACTGGCCGGCCATCATCCAGTTCAGCGCGACGAGCAAGGCGTCCGGCGCCAATTACTACGACGCGGCCGGATTCCAGCTGGCCGGCCATGGCGGCGCCGGGCAGGTGGTGGTCTCGAACGTCAGCGCCGGCCCGGACGCGGTCGGCGACATCGCCGGACTCGGACCGGTCGTGACGGCTGCCGTGACTTCGGTGGCCGGGGTCGGCATGCAGGCGTTCAGCTCCGACACGGCCGCCCTGGGGAACGATGGGGGGCTGCCGGGGCCGACGCGGCTGACGGCCAGCGGGCAGTTCGGCTTCGACGGCATCGCCGGCCAGCACCTGCTGCTCGGTTTTGTCTCGGCCTCGTTCGCCGACGGCTTCGACACGCTCGAGCTGTCGATCACCAACAACGGCGTCGGCCTGTTCTCGCGGCTGTTCACGTCTGCCGATGACGCCATGCTGTTCCTTAACGACAAGGTGCTCGACCTCGGCCTGTTCGGTCCCGGCGCGCAGGACGTGCGGGTGTCGTCAACCTACTCGTACTTCCAGCCCGGCGCGTTCGCCTTCAACTACCTGGTCGGCACCGGTGCCGCCGTGGCGCCGGTGCCGGAACCGTCGAGCTGGCTGATGCTGGCGCTCGGCCTGGGCACCCTGGTGCTGGTGGCGCGGCGCCGGACAACCCGGCGGCCTTGA
- the mshL gene encoding pilus (MSHA type) biogenesis protein MshL, which yields MQKILTIAIMTTLLLNGCSTPPKRDTYNKINAEVDAALKAKPPAAAQADAVASALLPPVSQLTEQLPKARAVLEERFNVSFNNVPVQQFFNSIVAGTRYNMLINPEVTGNITANLKDVTLVEALDAVRELYGYDYKIEGTRIYIRPLTMQTKMFKVNYLTAIRKGVSSLRVSSTSVASAGTSNSGSQNNSGNNNNSGNNSDNSGNNGNNGNNGNNSGGNQSQRDAANVQTTSASDFWLELKTALEAIIETGKDGRSVTISPQSGVIVIRAMPDELRNVDQYLRATQLSVDRQVILEAKILEVELNSNFQSGINWAAFGKLSTNSRISAGLVQPGTSLTPLGLSASGSLSSNGAAGAVGVPGASIGAVSDAVGSLFGLAFQTSNFAALISFLEGQGTVHVLSSPRIATLNNQKALLKIGTDEFFVTGISTTTTTSGTGTGVTTPTLTLQPFFSGVVLDVTPQIDDHGNIILHVHPSVSQVSTVNKGVNLGALGNFSLPLAASSTSEMDSMVRGQDGQVVAIGGLMRQATTSDRSGVPGASDIPVVGALFRASSEVIQKRELVVLIKPTIVESSSDWNQDLLDSGRRIKELDPRRARERN from the coding sequence ATGCAAAAAATACTGACCATCGCCATCATGACGACGCTGCTGCTGAACGGCTGCTCGACGCCGCCCAAGCGCGATACCTATAACAAGATCAACGCCGAGGTCGATGCCGCGCTCAAGGCCAAGCCTCCGGCCGCCGCGCAGGCCGACGCCGTGGCCAGCGCCTTGCTGCCGCCGGTGTCGCAATTGACCGAGCAGTTGCCGAAGGCGCGCGCCGTGCTGGAGGAACGCTTCAACGTGTCGTTCAACAACGTGCCGGTGCAGCAGTTCTTCAACTCCATCGTGGCCGGCACCCGCTACAACATGCTGATCAACCCTGAGGTGACGGGCAACATTACCGCCAACCTGAAGGATGTGACCTTGGTCGAGGCGCTCGACGCGGTGCGCGAGTTGTACGGTTACGACTACAAGATCGAAGGCACGCGCATTTACATCCGTCCGCTGACGATGCAGACCAAGATGTTCAAGGTCAATTACCTGACCGCGATCCGCAAGGGCGTGTCGAGCCTGCGCGTGTCGTCGACGTCGGTGGCCAGCGCCGGCACCAGCAACAGCGGTTCGCAAAACAATTCCGGCAACAACAATAACTCGGGCAATAACAGCGACAACTCGGGCAACAACGGTAACAACGGCAACAATGGCAACAACTCCGGCGGCAACCAGAGCCAGCGGGACGCGGCCAACGTGCAAACGACCTCCGCCAGCGATTTCTGGCTGGAGCTCAAGACGGCGCTGGAGGCGATCATCGAAACGGGCAAGGACGGCCGCAGCGTGACGATCAGCCCGCAGTCAGGCGTGATCGTGATCCGCGCCATGCCCGACGAGCTGCGCAACGTCGACCAGTATCTGCGCGCGACCCAATTGTCGGTCGACCGCCAGGTGATTTTGGAGGCCAAGATCCTTGAGGTGGAGTTGAATAGCAACTTCCAGAGCGGCATCAACTGGGCTGCTTTCGGCAAGCTCAGCACCAACAGCCGCATCTCGGCCGGCCTGGTGCAGCCGGGCACGTCGCTGACGCCGCTGGGCCTGAGCGCGTCGGGGTCGCTGTCGAGCAACGGCGCCGCCGGCGCGGTGGGCGTGCCGGGCGCGTCGATTGGTGCCGTGTCCGACGCGGTCGGCTCGCTGTTCGGCCTGGCGTTCCAGACCAGCAATTTCGCGGCGCTGATTTCCTTCCTCGAAGGGCAGGGTACCGTGCACGTTCTGTCGAGCCCGCGCATCGCGACCCTGAACAACCAGAAGGCGCTGCTCAAGATCGGCACCGACGAGTTTTTCGTGACCGGCATCAGCACCACGACAACGACCAGCGGCACCGGCACCGGCGTCACCACGCCGACGTTGACCTTGCAACCGTTCTTCTCCGGCGTGGTGCTGGACGTGACGCCGCAGATCGACGACCACGGCAACATCATCTTGCACGTGCACCCGTCGGTGAGCCAGGTCTCGACCGTCAACAAGGGCGTCAATCTGGGTGCCTTGGGTAACTTCAGCCTGCCGCTGGCGGCGTCGTCGACTTCCGAGATGGACAGCATGGTGCGCGGCCAGGACGGCCAGGTGGTCGCCATCGGCGGCCTGATGCGCCAGGCGACGACGTCGGACCGTTCCGGCGTGCCGGGCGCGAGCGACATTCCCGTGGTCGGCGCATTGTTCCGCGCCTCCAGCGAAGTGATCCAGAAACGCGAATTGGTGGTGCTGATCAAGCCGACCATCGTCGAGTCCAGCTCCGACTGGAACCAGGACTTGCTCGACAGTGGGCGCCGCATCAAGGAGCTCGATCCGCGCCGCGCCAGGGAGCGCAACTGA
- a CDS encoding MSHA biogenesis protein MshK, protein MDETMSAAVRYACLAGALSALVLAASPVQAQTLADPTQPPPESRLLAPGAADTPTVSAGPRLQSILIGTRGREVAVIDGQTLRKGDKINGAVLVQIGKNQVVLQHGRAKQVLTLFPDTGTGGKTPVHQR, encoded by the coding sequence ATGGATGAAACTATGAGCGCCGCGGTGCGATATGCCTGCTTGGCCGGCGCGCTGTCGGCGCTGGTGCTGGCCGCGTCGCCGGTGCAAGCGCAGACCCTGGCCGATCCGACCCAGCCGCCGCCGGAATCGCGCCTGCTGGCGCCGGGCGCCGCCGATACGCCGACGGTCAGCGCCGGCCCGCGCTTGCAGTCGATCCTGATCGGCACGCGCGGACGCGAGGTGGCGGTCATCGACGGCCAGACGCTGCGCAAGGGCGACAAGATCAATGGCGCCGTGCTGGTCCAGATCGGCAAGAACCAAGTGGTGTTGCAACACGGACGGGCGAAGCAGGTGCTGACCCTGTTCCCCGACACCGGAACGGGCGGGAAGACGCCCGTTCATCAACGTTAA
- a CDS encoding agglutinin biogenesis protein MshP, with protein sequence MKLRMIRKSGGVALVTAIFLLVVLAGLAAAVVSLTTAQQSSASQDEQGARAYQAARAGMEWALFTSLQPDGALAGNPLGCPSAVSFGLPAATLSAFTVTVSCLAGPELGYGSADATQPDSTAGGIAIRSVACNQPDPATGNCPNAAPGPDYVSRRIDAQL encoded by the coding sequence ATGAAGCTGCGAATGATAAGAAAATCGGGCGGCGTCGCGCTGGTGACCGCCATCTTTTTACTGGTGGTGCTCGCAGGGTTGGCGGCGGCCGTAGTGTCGCTGACGACTGCGCAGCAAAGCAGCGCCTCGCAGGATGAGCAGGGCGCGCGTGCATATCAGGCGGCGCGTGCGGGTATGGAATGGGCGCTCTTCACTAGCTTGCAGCCAGACGGGGCGTTGGCCGGCAATCCATTGGGCTGTCCCTCGGCGGTCAGCTTCGGCCTGCCGGCCGCTACGTTAAGCGCCTTCACCGTGACGGTGTCTTGCCTGGCCGGTCCCGAATTGGGTTATGGCTCCGCCGATGCGACTCAACCTGATTCCACCGCAGGCGGCATCGCCATTCGGTCGGTCGCCTGTAACCAGCCCGACCCGGCGACTGGCAACTGCCCAAACGCCGCGCCAGGCCCGGATTATGTGTCACGGCGGATCGATGCGCAGCTATAA
- a CDS encoding prepilin-type N-terminal cleavage/methylation domain-containing protein, protein MKSSLRHLRHFATRQRGFTLVEAIVVMVVTGILAGIMVLFIRRPVQNYTDAAARAELTDAADLALRRMARELRSALPNSVRLTVNNGVWWLEFIPTISGGRYLSVEANTVNGTPLSFTNPVAAPFHVVGPMPTPALTFSPAGANNYIVIYNLGPGFSNVGADAYFRDNLARVTNANPGDRTISYERYKDGDAPGNKINPFASTNPNTSPGQRFQVVTEPVTFRCQGLANGRGTLTRSVAANFLAVQPTPTAAAGNLMANNVVACNFSVNGFGTQQSSLIGLNLALGRPDINGGNAVETITLTHQVQVDNTP, encoded by the coding sequence ATGAAAAGCAGCCTTCGACATTTGCGGCATTTTGCAACTCGCCAGCGTGGTTTCACGCTGGTGGAGGCGATCGTCGTCATGGTCGTTACCGGCATACTGGCTGGCATCATGGTGCTATTCATCCGTCGCCCAGTGCAGAACTACACCGACGCCGCCGCCCGCGCCGAGCTTACCGACGCGGCCGATCTGGCCTTGCGCCGAATGGCGCGTGAACTGCGCAGCGCCTTGCCCAACAGCGTGCGCCTGACGGTGAACAACGGCGTCTGGTGGTTGGAGTTTATCCCGACGATATCGGGGGGCAGGTATCTCTCGGTCGAGGCCAATACCGTCAACGGCACGCCGTTGAGTTTCACGAATCCTGTCGCAGCGCCGTTTCATGTGGTGGGCCCAATGCCAACGCCTGCGTTGACTTTCTCGCCAGCGGGGGCGAACAATTATATTGTTATCTATAACTTGGGGCCGGGGTTTTCCAATGTCGGTGCCGATGCCTACTTTCGCGATAATCTCGCACGCGTCACTAATGCAAATCCAGGGGACCGCACCATTTCTTATGAGCGGTATAAAGACGGTGACGCGCCTGGCAATAAGATCAATCCATTCGCGTCGACCAATCCCAATACGTCGCCCGGCCAGCGTTTCCAAGTGGTGACGGAACCTGTGACCTTCCGATGCCAGGGACTGGCAAATGGCAGAGGCACCTTAACGCGGTCAGTGGCCGCCAACTTCCTCGCCGTCCAGCCGACTCCCACTGCGGCCGCCGGCAATCTGATGGCCAACAACGTGGTCGCTTGTAATTTTTCCGTCAACGGTTTCGGAACTCAGCAGAGCTCGCTGATTGGTTTGAATCTCGCGCTGGGCCGCCCAGATATCAATGGTGGCAACGCCGTTGAAACCATCACGCTCACCCATCAGGTCCAAGTCGACAATACGCCATGA
- a CDS encoding AAA family ATPase: MYSKHFGLREAPFSITPDTSYFFTSPHSQEALNTLLVAAKSGEGFIKITGEVGTGKTLLCRKFIATVGPEFVTAYIPNPYLEPRTLMLALADELEVTLARDVDQHQMLKSITYRLIELAHAGKQVMLLLDEAQAIPVESLEALRLLSNLETEKRKLLQIVLFGQPELNQHLQANSIRQLAQRITFHYHLGPLSRDDIEYYLAHRLRVAGYTGGRLFSRGAIGKLFRASGGIPRLVNIMANKSLMLCFGEGRQQVTRRHVKLAAHDTNGVVGARAGLRWPWLAAGVGVLVAACGLTWTLTK; this comes from the coding sequence ATGTACAGCAAACACTTCGGCCTGCGCGAGGCGCCGTTCAGCATCACGCCGGATACCAGCTATTTCTTCACCAGCCCGCATTCCCAGGAAGCGCTGAACACCTTGCTGGTGGCCGCCAAGAGCGGCGAGGGCTTCATCAAGATCACCGGCGAGGTCGGCACCGGCAAAACGCTGCTGTGCCGCAAGTTCATCGCCACGGTCGGGCCCGAGTTCGTTACCGCCTATATTCCCAATCCCTACCTGGAGCCGCGCACGTTGATGCTGGCCCTGGCCGACGAGCTGGAGGTGACCCTGGCGCGCGATGTCGACCAGCACCAGATGCTCAAGTCGATCACCTACCGCCTGATCGAACTGGCGCACGCCGGCAAGCAGGTCATGCTGTTGCTCGACGAGGCGCAGGCGATCCCGGTGGAGAGCCTGGAAGCGTTGCGGCTGCTGAGCAATCTGGAGACCGAAAAGCGCAAATTGCTGCAAATCGTGCTGTTCGGCCAGCCGGAGCTGAACCAACATTTGCAGGCCAATTCGATCCGCCAGTTGGCGCAGCGCATCACCTTCCATTACCACCTCGGCCCGCTGAGCCGGGACGACATCGAATACTATCTGGCCCACCGTTTGCGCGTGGCCGGCTACACGGGCGGGCGCCTGTTCAGCCGGGGCGCGATCGGCAAGCTGTTCCGCGCCAGCGGCGGCATTCCGCGGTTGGTCAACATCATGGCCAACAAGTCGCTGATGCTGTGCTTTGGCGAGGGCCGGCAGCAGGTCACGCGCCGCCACGTCAAGCTGGCGGCGCACGACACCAACGGCGTCGTCGGCGCGCGCGCCGGCCTGCGCTGGCCGTGGCTGGCCGCCGGTGTCGGCGTGCTGGTCGCGGCGTGCGGTTTGACGTGGACGCTGACCAAATGA
- the pilM gene encoding pilus assembly protein PilM gives MGFLKRSKKKDGWLTVSFQRDGICAGRVQRVRDAKAVVELSSFYPSTASLTSESLEKVSKDLKAANFLFGTMLSGGEYQMLTVDAPNVPQDELKTAVRWRLKDMLDFHVDDATIDVLDIPVDPNAPSRAHSMFAIAARNALIQSRQGLFAEAKIELNVIDIPEMAQRNISVLLETEGRGLAMLSFDGDGGLLTITFKGELYLSRRIDVTLPQLLEPDTDKQQTLFDKITLELQRSLDHFDRQFNYVNVIKLLLAPTGAQGLHEYLAANLYMPVEAMGLEDVFDLSKAPALLDVEQQQRFFLTLGAALRHEEVVL, from the coding sequence ATGGGATTCCTCAAAAGAAGCAAAAAGAAGGATGGCTGGCTGACCGTCTCGTTCCAGCGCGACGGTATCTGCGCTGGCCGCGTGCAGCGCGTGCGCGACGCCAAGGCGGTGGTCGAGCTGTCGTCGTTCTATCCGTCCACTGCCAGCCTGACTTCCGAATCGCTGGAAAAAGTGAGCAAGGATTTGAAGGCCGCCAATTTCCTCTTCGGCACCATGCTGAGCGGCGGCGAATACCAGATGCTGACCGTCGACGCACCCAACGTCCCGCAGGACGAATTGAAAACGGCGGTGCGCTGGCGCTTGAAGGATATGCTCGATTTTCATGTCGACGACGCCACCATCGACGTGCTAGACATTCCGGTCGACCCGAACGCGCCGTCGCGCGCCCATTCGATGTTCGCCATCGCCGCCCGCAACGCGCTGATCCAGTCGCGCCAGGGCCTGTTCGCCGAGGCCAAGATCGAACTGAACGTCATCGACATTCCGGAAATGGCGCAGCGGAACATCTCGGTGCTGCTGGAAACCGAAGGCCGTGGCCTGGCGATGCTGTCGTTCGACGGCGACGGCGGCCTGCTGACGATCACCTTCAAGGGCGAGCTGTACCTGTCGCGCCGCATCGACGTGACCTTGCCGCAACTGCTGGAACCAGACACCGACAAGCAGCAAACCTTATTCGACAAGATTACCCTGGAGCTGCAACGCTCGCTGGATCACTTCGACCGCCAGTTCAACTATGTCAACGTGATCAAGCTGCTGCTGGCGCCGACCGGCGCGCAGGGCTTGCACGAATATCTGGCGGCCAATCTCTACATGCCGGTCGAGGCAATGGGCCTGGAGGATGTGTTCGACCTGAGCAAGGCGCCGGCGCTGCTTGACGTCGAGCAGCAACAGCGTTTCTTCCTGACCCTGGGCGCGGCCCTGCGGCACGAGGAGGTGGTGCTGTGA
- a CDS encoding type II secretion system GspH family protein produces the protein MSIKRQRGLTIIELVMFMVIMGVAAAGIIGVINIGTKSSADPLRRKQAMLIAEAYMEEVQSAGLTFCAPADANYGTAVAQAGCATAAGAAGFGQRPGGALRPYASVADYVTTPGVERRAFAGADGVDRDVNGRALGQDQNLNTMGNSSLGPITTTVEINVLGPAGSPNGNGALGPNGRNIVSTANNLQVLKITIRTTYGPGETIQLDGYRTRYAPTL, from the coding sequence ATGTCTATTAAACGCCAGCGCGGCCTCACCATCATCGAACTGGTGATGTTCATGGTGATCATGGGTGTCGCCGCCGCCGGCATCATCGGCGTTATAAACATCGGCACCAAATCCAGTGCCGACCCGCTGCGCCGCAAGCAGGCCATGCTGATCGCCGAAGCCTACATGGAGGAAGTGCAATCGGCCGGCCTCACTTTTTGCGCTCCCGCCGACGCCAACTACGGTACGGCAGTTGCCCAAGCCGGATGCGCCACGGCAGCCGGTGCCGCAGGGTTCGGCCAGCGTCCGGGCGGCGCGCTGCGTCCCTATGCCAGCGTCGCCGATTATGTGACGACGCCGGGCGTCGAACGACGCGCCTTCGCCGGCGCGGATGGGGTGGATCGGGACGTGAACGGCCGCGCGCTGGGTCAGGATCAAAACCTTAATACAATGGGAAACAGCTCGCTGGGTCCGATTACGACGACTGTGGAAATCAATGTACTGGGTCCGGCGGGATCGCCTAACGGCAATGGCGCGCTCGGACCGAACGGCCGCAACATCGTCTCGACGGCCAACAACTTGCAGGTGTTGAAGATCACCATCCGCACCACTTACGGCCCCGGCGAAACCATACAGCTGGATGGCTACCGCACGCGGTACGCGCCAACCCTTTAA